Proteins encoded together in one Cicer arietinum cultivar CDC Frontier isolate Library 1 chromosome 4, Cicar.CDCFrontier_v2.0, whole genome shotgun sequence window:
- the LOC101497074 gene encoding glutamate receptor 3.4-like gives MNFTGLSGQIQFDAEKNLVHPSYDILNIGDAGSRRIGYWSNYSGLSVLSPENLYKKPPNTSTSNQKLFSVVWPGETTATPRGWVFPNNGRQLRIAVPHRISYLEFVSKDKNPPGVRGYCIDVFEAAINLLPYPVPRRYILYGDGNRNPNYNQLVNDVALNIYDATVGDITIVPNRTRILDFTQPFMESGLVVVVPVKEIKSSPWSFLKPFTAQMWCVTGAFFLFVGIVVWILEHRHNPEFRGSPKKQLMTIFWFTFSTMFFSHRENTVSGLGRFVLIIWLFVVLIINSSYTASLTSILTVQQLSSQIEGIDSLISGTQPIGIQDGSFARRYLIDELNIQPSRIVTLRDPKAYIDALMRGPSGGGVMAIVDELPYIELFMSSTNCKFRTVGQEFTKSGWGFVSIFVCISMVLIPKLYPFTLIADRLVISLIAEFIPLFKTPGLSVLLLLVMSPQPSFSCSYHVSITIRT, from the exons GGTTTGAGTGGTCAGATTCAGTTTGACGCAGAAAAGAATCTTGTTCATCCATCATATGATATCCTTAACATCGGTGATGCGGGTTCCCGGAGGATCGGTTATTGGTCTAATTACTCTGGTCTATCAGTTTTATCTCCAGAAAATTTATACAAGAAACCTCCAAACACTTCAACAAGCAATCAAAAACTGTTTAGTGTTGTGTGGCCTGGTGAAACTACAGCTACACCAAGAGGATGGGTTTTCCCTAACAATGGAAGGCAACTGAGAATAGCAGTGCCTCATAGAATAAGCTACTTGGAGTTTGTTTCAAAGGACAAGAATCCACCTGGTGTTAGAGGCTATTGCATTGATGTCTTTGAAGCAGCCATAAACTTGTTGCCTTATCCTGTTCCACGACGATATATATTATATGGAGATGGTAATAGAAATCCCAACTACAACCAGCTTGTCAATGATGTTGCACTAAAT ATCTATGATGCAACTGTTGGAGATATTACAATTGTCCCAAACAGAACAAGGATTTTGGATTTCACTCAACCTTTCATGGAATCAGGGCTGGTAGTTGTTGTCCCTGTCAAGGAGATCAAATCAAGTCCTTGGTCTTTCCTCAAGCCATTCACTGCTCAAATGTGGTGCGTGACCGGcgccttttttctttttgtgggAATTGTTGTATGGATTCTTGAGCACAGGCACAATCCAGAGTTCCGTGGTTCGCCCAAGAAGCAACTTATGACAATCTTTTG GTTTACTTTCTCAACAATGTTTTTCTCACACA GAGAGAACACTGTGAGTGGTCTTGGAAGATTTGTGCTAATCATATGGCTTTTTGTGGTGTTAATTATCAATTCAAGCTACACAGCAAGCTTAACATCCATCCTCACAGTACAGCAGCTTTCCTCACAAATTGAAGGAATTGATAGCTTGATATCAGGTACTCAACCAATTGGAATTCAAGATGGTTCATTTGCAAGAAGGTATCTTATAGATGAACTCAATATACAACCATCTAGGATAGTTACATTGAGAGATCCAAAGGCGTATATCGATGCTCTTATGCGTGGACCGTCAGGAGGAGGGGTTATGGCTATTGTTGATGAGCTTCCTTATATTGAACTCTTTATGTCTAGTACCAACTGCAAGTTCAGAACTGTTGGACAAGAGTTCACTAAAAGTGGTTGGGGATTTGTAAGTATCTTTGTTTGCATATCCATGGTTTTGATTCCTAAACTTTATCCATTTACTTTGATTGCAGATAGGCTTGTAATTTCATTGATAGCTGAGTTTATTCCATTGTTCAAAACACCAGGACTTTCTGTATTGTTATTGTTGGTCATGTCTCCTCAACCATCATTTAGTTGTTCATATCATGTATCTATAACAATAAGGACTTGA
- the LOC101511437 gene encoding uncharacterized protein — MAFRGNEMMKKVLKKVGEKNMTPRLKQSLEKSLPKSKIVMNRAKRGLFAGKHIQFGNSVSEDGGNKTKRTWKPNVQDKRLFSYILDRHIRVKVTTHALRCIDKAGGIDEYLLRTPYQKMDTEIGLLWKAKIEKLYEELGNKEVVFFSPEDEAQFEQGFKDLRLSEREARKEVRKIVSSGMNKHKLIEVEGKDSQSSEVGGAKIEDEISHDSSKRLVPVSYVLAADKLKIGSYVSN; from the exons ATGGCTTTTAGAGGAAATGAGATGATGAAGAAAGTTCTCAAGAAAGTCGGAGAGAAGAATATGACTCCACGACTGAAGCAATCGTTGGAGAAATCTCTTCCAAAGAGCAAAATCGTGATGAATCGTGCGAAACGCGGTCTCTTTGCTGGAAAACACATTCAGTTTGGCAATAGTGTTAGTGAAGATGGTGGAAACAA GACAAAGAGAACTTGGAAACCTAATGTCCAGGATAAGAGGCTCTTTAGTTATATCCTAGATCGTCACATTCGTGTTAAAGTCACAACTCACGCCCTTCGTTGCATAGACAAAGCAGGTGGGATTGATGAATACTTGCTAAGGACTCCTTATCAAAAGATGGACACTGAAATAGGCCTCTTGTGGAAGGCAAAGATTGAGAAATTGTATGAAGAGCTAGGAAATAAGGAGGTTGTATTCTTTTCGCCAGAGGATGAAGCGCAGTTCGAACAGGGCTTTAAAGATTTGAGATTATCTGAAAGGGAAGCACGAAAAGAAGTCAGAAAAATAGTGTCTTCTGGGATGAACAAGCACAAACTAATTGAGGTAGAAGGTAAAGACAGTCAATCTAGTGAAGTGGGAGGCGCTAAAATTGAGGATGAAATCTCACATGATTCATCAAAACGATTGGTTCCTGTCTCATATGTGTTAGCTGCTGACAAACTCAAAATTGGAAGTTATGTTTCTAATTGA
- the LOC101511767 gene encoding protein PEP-RELATED DEVELOPMENT ARRESTED 1, chloroplastic — MFGASILSPIPTQCYPNFFHSYFPNLNSSYQRYLKLNKLKEKEKKNRLIVLSDTSYEVGGGFPVDELLNRNERESSDNNSDTSAQREALLKGGDQVISVMQEMITLLEDMDMDEESEKIAVELAAQGVIGKRVDQMENDFMMALDYMIQLAEQDHDDKRKSLLEVIKETVLSHLTKKCPPHVQVIGLLCRTPKKESRYELLRRVAAGGGLFKGENDLKIHIPGANLNDIANQADDLLETMETRPIVPDRKLLARLVLIREEARDMMGGGILDERNDRGLYTLPQAEVNFLTKLVALKPGKIVLGMIKNVMQGKDEGADNSGNDGEDERVSIGIGGRASVTGRKPLPVRPGMFLETVSKVLSGIYAGTDSGITAQHLEWVHQKTLQVLQEIAFN; from the exons atgtttggcGCTTCAATATTGTCTCCAATTCCCACACAATGTTATCCTAACTTTTTTCATTCGTATTTTCCAAACTTAAATTCCTCTTACCAACGGTATCTAAAGTTGAATAagctaaaagaaaaagaaaaaaagaatcgaTTAATCGTTTTAAGCGATACGAGTTACGAAGTTGGTGGTGGATTCCCAGTGGATGAACTTCTTAACCGAAATGAAAGGGAAAGTTCGGATAATAATAGTGATACATCTGCTCAACGTGAAGCACTTCTTAAAGGAGGAGATCAAGTTATCTCTGTTATGCAGGAAATGATTACACTC TTGGAAGACATGGATATGGATGAAGAATCTGAAAAAATAGCAGTGGAGTTGGCTGCACAAGGAGTTATTGGTAAGAGAGTTGATCAGATGGAAAATGATTTCATGATGGCCCTTGATTACATGATCCAGCTTGCTGAGCAGGACCATGACGACAAG CGCAAGTCACTGTTGGAAGTTATCAAAGAGACAGTATTATCACATCTAACAAAAAAATGCCCACCCCAT GTTCAAGTAATTGGTCTTCTTTGTAGAACTCCCAAAAAGGAAAGCAGATATGAATTGTTACGCCGAGTTGCAGCAGGTGGTGGTTTATTTAAAGGCGAGAATGACTTGAAGATTCATATCCCAGGGGCAAATCTAAATGACATAGCCAACCAAGCTGATGATTTGTTAGAG ACAATGGAAACACGTCCTATTGTGCCTGATCGAAAACTGCTTGCAAGGCTTGTTTTGATTAGAGAAGAAGCTCGTGATATGATGGGAGGGGGGATTTTGGACGAAAGAAATGACCGTGGATTATATACTCTACCTCAGGCCGAG GTGAACTTCCTAACTAAATTGGTGGCTTTAAAACCTGGGAAAATTGTGCTCGGTATGATAAAAAATGTGATGCAAGGAAAAGATGAAGGTGCAGACAACTCTGGCAACGATGGTGAAGATGAAAGAGTTTCAATAGGAATTGGTGGAAGG GCAAGTGTGACAGGACGGAAGCCACTTCCCGTACGCCCTGGCATGTTTCTCGAAACAGTCTCTAAG GTATTGTCCGGTATATATGCTGGAACTGACTCTGGTATCACCGCACAACATCTGGAATGG GTTCATCAAAAGACACTTCAAGTCCTTCAGGAGATAGCATTTAACTAG
- the LOC101512083 gene encoding metal-nicotianamine transporter YSL3 isoform X1, translating to MGNINNEEIELREIENLERDDIEKVGGVEVEDATTIAPWRKQITIRGLIASILIGLMYSVIVMKLNLTTGLVPNLNVSVALLGFVFIKSWTKILEKANIVSKPFTRQENTIIQTCAVACYSASFGGGFGSYLLGLNRKTYERVGGINTPGNTPDTKEPGIGWMTGFLFVTYFVGLSALIPFRKMMIIDAKLAYPSGTATGVLINGFHTPKGNVMAKKQVKGFTSFFSFSLLWSFFQWFYAGGDLCGFSQFPTFGLQAWKNTFYFYFSLTYVGAGMICSHLVNLSLLFGAVVSWGIMWPLIRVLKGNWFPESLPESSMKSLNGYKVFISIALILGDGLYNFVKIIYFSALNFHDCMKKRNHDTENNQNQPLDSIIRDELFVRESIPIWLACVGYGVFTIISIIVIPFIFPQVKWYFVVVAYLLAPVLGFCNAYGAGLTDMNMAYNYGKVALFILAALGGKSDGVVAGLVACGLIKSLASTSSDLMQDFKTGHLTFTSPRSMLVMQAVGTAIGCAVAPLSFFIFYHSYDVGNPNGEYKAPYAIIYRNMAILGVEGFSALPNHCLQFCYGFFAFAVLANLMRDLSPKNIGKWVPLPMAMAVPFVVGAYFAIDMCVGSLIVFIWSMKKRNEASLMVPAVASGLICGDGIWVLPSAFLAWFKVNPPICMSFSANK from the exons ATGGGAAATATAAACAATGAAGAAATAGAACTCAGAGAGATTGAGAATTTAGAGAGAGATGACATTGAAAAGGTTGGAGGAGTTGAGGTAGAAGATGCAACTACAATAGCACCATGGAGAAAACAGATCACAATTAGAGGACTAATAGCTAGCATACTTATTGGCTTAATGTATAGTGTAATTGTGATGAAACTGAACCTCACAACTGGACTAGTCCCTAATCTCAATGTATCAGTTGCACTCCTTGGCTTTGTTTTCATTAAATCTTGGACTAAGATTCTTGAGAAAGCAAATATTGTTTCAAAACCTTTCACTAGACAGGAAAATACCATAATTCAGACTTGTGCTGTTGCATGCTACAGTGCATCTTTTGGAG GTGGTTTTGGATCATACCTTTTGGGTTTGAATAGGAAGACATATGAGCGAGTTGGAGGGATTAATACACCAGGGAATACTCCTGACACCAAGGAGCCTGGAATTGGTTGGATGACAGGCTTTCTCTTTGTTACTTACTTTGTTGGGCTATCAGCTTTAATTCCCTTTAGAAAG ATGATGATAATAGACGCCAAATTAGCTTATCCAAGTGGAACTGCTACAGGTGTTCTTATTAATGGATTCCATACTCCTAAAGGAAATGTCATGGCCAA GAAGCAGGTTAAAGGTTTCACTAGTTTCTTCTCATTCAGTTTGCTTTGGTCTTTCTTCCAATGGTTCTATGCTGGTGGAGACCTATGTGGATTTTCTCAGTTTCCTACTTTTGGATTGCAAGCATGGAAAAACAC gttttatttttatttcagcTTGACTTATGTTGGAGCAGGAATGATTTGTTCTCATCTTGTCAATTTATCATTGCTTTTTGGTGCTGTGGTTTCATGGGGCATTATGTGGCCATTGATCAGAGTACTAAAAGGAAATTGGTTTCCTGAAAGTTTACCAGAAAGTAGCATGAAGAGTCTTAATGGTTATAAG GTTTTTATTTCCATTGCCTTAATCCTTGGTGATGGACTctacaattttgttaaaattatatattttagtgcCTTAAATTTTCATGACTGCATGAAAAAGAGGAATCACGATACAG AAAATAACCAGAACCAACCTCTAGACAGTATTATACGCGACGAATTGTTTGTTAGAGAGAGCATTCCTATATGGTTAGCATGTGTAGGCTATGGAGTATTCACCATAATTTCCATCATTGTTATCCCTTTCATATTCCCACAAGTGAAGTGGTACTTTGTGGTAGTTGCTTATCTCCTTGCACCAGTACTTGGCTTCTGCAATGCTTATGGTGCAGGCTTAACTGACATGAACATGGCCTATAATTATGGAAAAGTTGCACTTTTCATTCTTGCAGCCTTAGGAGGTAAAAGTGATGGTGTTGTTGCTGGACTTGTAGCATGTGGACTTATAAAATCTCTTGCTTCAACTTCATCTGATTTAATGCAAGATTTTAAGACTGGTCATCTAACTTTTACTTCGCCGAGATCGATGCTTGTAATGCAAGCTGTCGGTACAGCAATAGGTTGTGCTGTAGCTCCACTctcattctttattttttaccaTTCTTATGATGTTGGAAACCCTAATGGCGAATACAAAGCACCATATGCTATCATCTATAGAAATATGGCAATTCTTGGTGTTGAAGGCTTTTCTGCACTACCAAATCACTGCTTACAATTCTGTTATGGGTTTTTTGCATTTGCTGTGTTGGCTAACTTGATGAGAGATTTGAGCCCAAAAAATATTGGGAAATGGGTCCCACTTCCAATGGCAATGGCTGTGCCTTTTGTGGTTGGTGCTTACTTTGCAATTGACATGTGTGTTGGTAGTTTGATAGTGTTTATTTGGAGCATGAAGAAAAGAAATGAAGCAAGTTTGATGGTTCCAGCCGTTGCTTCTGGTTTGATTTGTGGAGATGGGATTTGGGTTCTTCCTTCAGCTTTTCTTGCTTGGTTCAAGGTTAATCCACCAATTTGTATGAGCTTTTCTGCAAATAAGTAG
- the LOC101512083 gene encoding metal-nicotianamine transporter YSL3 isoform X2 codes for MTGFLFVTYFVGLSALIPFRKMMIIDAKLAYPSGTATGVLINGFHTPKGNVMAKKQVKGFTSFFSFSLLWSFFQWFYAGGDLCGFSQFPTFGLQAWKNTFYFYFSLTYVGAGMICSHLVNLSLLFGAVVSWGIMWPLIRVLKGNWFPESLPESSMKSLNGYKVFISIALILGDGLYNFVKIIYFSALNFHDCMKKRNHDTENNQNQPLDSIIRDELFVRESIPIWLACVGYGVFTIISIIVIPFIFPQVKWYFVVVAYLLAPVLGFCNAYGAGLTDMNMAYNYGKVALFILAALGGKSDGVVAGLVACGLIKSLASTSSDLMQDFKTGHLTFTSPRSMLVMQAVGTAIGCAVAPLSFFIFYHSYDVGNPNGEYKAPYAIIYRNMAILGVEGFSALPNHCLQFCYGFFAFAVLANLMRDLSPKNIGKWVPLPMAMAVPFVVGAYFAIDMCVGSLIVFIWSMKKRNEASLMVPAVASGLICGDGIWVLPSAFLAWFKVNPPICMSFSANK; via the exons ATGACAGGCTTTCTCTTTGTTACTTACTTTGTTGGGCTATCAGCTTTAATTCCCTTTAGAAAG ATGATGATAATAGACGCCAAATTAGCTTATCCAAGTGGAACTGCTACAGGTGTTCTTATTAATGGATTCCATACTCCTAAAGGAAATGTCATGGCCAA GAAGCAGGTTAAAGGTTTCACTAGTTTCTTCTCATTCAGTTTGCTTTGGTCTTTCTTCCAATGGTTCTATGCTGGTGGAGACCTATGTGGATTTTCTCAGTTTCCTACTTTTGGATTGCAAGCATGGAAAAACAC gttttatttttatttcagcTTGACTTATGTTGGAGCAGGAATGATTTGTTCTCATCTTGTCAATTTATCATTGCTTTTTGGTGCTGTGGTTTCATGGGGCATTATGTGGCCATTGATCAGAGTACTAAAAGGAAATTGGTTTCCTGAAAGTTTACCAGAAAGTAGCATGAAGAGTCTTAATGGTTATAAG GTTTTTATTTCCATTGCCTTAATCCTTGGTGATGGACTctacaattttgttaaaattatatattttagtgcCTTAAATTTTCATGACTGCATGAAAAAGAGGAATCACGATACAG AAAATAACCAGAACCAACCTCTAGACAGTATTATACGCGACGAATTGTTTGTTAGAGAGAGCATTCCTATATGGTTAGCATGTGTAGGCTATGGAGTATTCACCATAATTTCCATCATTGTTATCCCTTTCATATTCCCACAAGTGAAGTGGTACTTTGTGGTAGTTGCTTATCTCCTTGCACCAGTACTTGGCTTCTGCAATGCTTATGGTGCAGGCTTAACTGACATGAACATGGCCTATAATTATGGAAAAGTTGCACTTTTCATTCTTGCAGCCTTAGGAGGTAAAAGTGATGGTGTTGTTGCTGGACTTGTAGCATGTGGACTTATAAAATCTCTTGCTTCAACTTCATCTGATTTAATGCAAGATTTTAAGACTGGTCATCTAACTTTTACTTCGCCGAGATCGATGCTTGTAATGCAAGCTGTCGGTACAGCAATAGGTTGTGCTGTAGCTCCACTctcattctttattttttaccaTTCTTATGATGTTGGAAACCCTAATGGCGAATACAAAGCACCATATGCTATCATCTATAGAAATATGGCAATTCTTGGTGTTGAAGGCTTTTCTGCACTACCAAATCACTGCTTACAATTCTGTTATGGGTTTTTTGCATTTGCTGTGTTGGCTAACTTGATGAGAGATTTGAGCCCAAAAAATATTGGGAAATGGGTCCCACTTCCAATGGCAATGGCTGTGCCTTTTGTGGTTGGTGCTTACTTTGCAATTGACATGTGTGTTGGTAGTTTGATAGTGTTTATTTGGAGCATGAAGAAAAGAAATGAAGCAAGTTTGATGGTTCCAGCCGTTGCTTCTGGTTTGATTTGTGGAGATGGGATTTGGGTTCTTCCTTCAGCTTTTCTTGCTTGGTTCAAGGTTAATCCACCAATTTGTATGAGCTTTTCTGCAAATAAGTAG
- the LOC101512839 gene encoding rab GTPase-activating protein 22-like — MITSSSHLKTNTDTAILSVAAGRKTGRKGRLSSLMATASNNSTPAVVFTALAGVAIVAVIFYGASRKKKHALSPLQWKNLFTEDGRLHDGGIKFLKRVRNGGVDPRIRAEVWPFLLGVYDFNSTKDERDAVRTQNRKQYERLRRQCRKFIKRSNKSRELNDIGEISFEGGDGSLVRDSSSSSSDDAASAREFLSSQDRTPEAEHSDYPSIAPLEDDYDYVNVNNADVSTLDTDVVEGPEVIQTVPSDVQEDNNPMKTTEEVSSPFQEKVPSKLPATEDFSTWQRIIRLDALRANAEWMAHYPSQAATSDIMARRTAEAVGLEDYGHLEAGRIFHAARLVAILEAYALYDIEIGYCQGMSDLLSPIVSIISDDHEAFWCFVGFMKKARQNFRLDEVGIRRQLDLVAKIIKYKDAHLFRHLEKLQAEDCFFVYRMVVVLFRRELTFEQTLCLWEVMWADQAAIRAGIGISAWSKVRQRAPPTDDLLLYAIAASVLQRRKLIIEKYSSMDEIIRECNNMSGQLDVLKLLDDAHNLVVTLRDKIETSL, encoded by the exons ATGATAACATCCTCCTCCCACTTGAAAACCAACACCGACACTGCCATTCTCTCTGTTGCCGCCGGTCGCAAAACCGGCCGCAAGGGAAGACTCTCCTCGCTTATGGCCACCGCCTCCAATAACTCTACTCCCGCTGTTGTCTTCACCGCTCTCGCCGGCGTTGCTATTGTTGCTGTCATTTTCTACGGTGCCAGCag GAAAAAAAAACACGCCCTTTCACCTCTGCAATGGAAAAACTTGTTTACAGAAGATGGTAGACTCCATGATGGTGGAATTAAGTTCCTGAAAAGAGTGCGCAATGGA GGTGTTGATCCTAGAATAAGGGCTGAAGTGTGGCCATTCCTACTTGGAGT GTATGACTTTAACAGCACCAAAGATGAAAGAGATGCTGTAAGAACCCAAAATAG AAAGCAATATGAAAGACTCCGCAGACAATGCAGGAAATTCATCAAACGAAGCAATAAAAGCAGGGAGTTAAATGATATAGGTGAAATCAGCTTTGAAGGAGGTGATGGAAGTCTTGTTCGAGATTCTAGTTCTTCTAGTTCTGATGATGCTGCCAGCGCCAGGGAATTCCTTTCTAGTCAAGACAGGACTCCAGAAGCTGAACATTCAGATTATCCATCCATTGCCCCATTGGaagatgattatgattatgttaATGTCAACAATGCTGATGTATCTACACTGGATACGGATGTCGTCGAAGGCCCTGAAGTAATTCAAACAGTTCCTTCTGACGTTCAGGAAGATAACAATCCCATGAAAACTACCGAGGAAGTTTCTTCTCCCTTCCAAGAAAAAGTTCCATCAAAGCTACCAGCTACTGAAGACTTCTCCACCTGGCAACGGATTATCCGACTCGATGCACTGCGTGCCAATGCAGAATGGATGGCACACTACCCCTCTCAAGCTGCCACATCAGACATTATGGCACGTCGTACTGCTGAGGCTGTTGGCTTGGAAGATTATGGTCACCTAGAGGCTGGCAGAATCTTCCATGCTGCTCGACTAGTTGCTATTCTTGAAGCATATGCGCTATATGACATTGAAATTGGCTACTGCCAGGGTATGAGTGACCTACTATCTCCTATAGTTAGTATTATATCAGATGATCACGAGGCTTTCTGGTGTTTTGTTGGATTCATGAAAAAGGCACGGCAAAATTTTAGGCTTGATGAGGTGGGTATAAGGAGGCAACTAGATTTAGTTGCAAAAATAATCAAGTATAAGGATGCCCATCTATTTAGGCATTTGGAGAAGCTTCAGGCTGAAGATTGCTTTTTTGTGTATCGGATGGTGGTGGTATTGTTTCGAAGGGAATTGACATTTGAGCAAACTCTTTGCCTTTGGGAAGTAATGTGGGCAGATCAAGCTGCAATCAGAGCAGGTATCGGGATTTCTGCATGGAGTAAAGTTAGGCAGCGTGCACCGCCAACAGATGATCTGTTGCTCTACGCAATTGCAGCTTCGGTATTACAGAGGAGGAAATTGATCATTGAAAAGTATAGCAGCATGGATGAGATCATAAGGGAATGCAATAACATGTCAGGACAGCTTGATGTTTTGAAATTGCTAGATGATGCACATAACTTAGTGGTCACCCTTCGCGACAAAATAGAAACATCATTATGA
- the LOC101513165 gene encoding pentatricopeptide repeat-containing protein At3g24000, mitochondrial, with the protein MIQCKQICSHFHLSTHFKSLFAVSRIFRTLWQSSTPSTPSEDNNIWDPSHYIIQDRNLLRPSLKLNSITGLHVLDLIDSGSLEPDRTIYNKLLKRCTQLGKLKEGKLVHTHILNSKLKNDLFIQNSILFMYAKCGCLELARQVFDEMGLKDVVTWTSMITGYSQNECASSALVLFPEMIRDGSRPNEFTLSSLVKCSGFLGSCVDGKQIHGCCWKYGFQTNVYVGSSLVDMYARCGYLREAQLVFNELESKNEVSWNALISGYARKGQGEEALALFVTMQREDYGATDFTYSALLCSSSSTGSLEQGKWLHAHMMKSGRKLVGYVGNTLLHMYAKSGNIWDAKKVFDRLVKVDVVSCNSMLIGYAQHGFGKEAVDLFEEMLLWVGIEPNDITFLSVLTACSHAGLLDEGKHYFELMKKYGIEPKVSHYTTVVDLLGRAGLLDQARSFIEEMPIEPTATIWGALLGASRMHKNMEIGAYAAEKVLELDPFYSGTHTLLSNIYASAGRWKDVAKVRKMMKDSGLKKEPACSWVEIENAVHVFVANDIAHPQKDKVHEMWEKLNQKIKEIGYVPDTSHVLLYVDQQEKELNLQYHSEKLALAFALLNTSQGSTIRIMKNIRVCGDCHSAIKYVSLVVKREIIVRDTNRFHHFRDGLCSCRDYW; encoded by the coding sequence ATGATCCAATGCAAACAAATCTGTTCACACTTCCATCTCTCCACTCACTTCAAATCATTGTTTGCAGTTTCTAGAATCTTCCGCACTCTCTGGCAGTCCTCAACTCCATCTACACCTTCAGAGGATAACAACATATGGGACCCCTCACATTATATCATACAAGACAGAAACCTCCTACGTCCAAGTCTCAAACTCAACTCCATAACCGGTCTTCATGTTCTAGACCTCATCGATAGCGGTTCACTCGAACCGGACCGAACCATTTACAATAAGTTGTTAAAGAGATGCACACAGTTAGGGAAGCTCAAAGAAGGAAAATTAGTGCATACCCATATCCTAAATTCCAAGCTTAAGAATGATTTATtcattcaaaattcaattttgtttatGTATGCCAAATGTGGTTGTTTGGAACTTGCCCGCCAAGTGTTCGACGAAATGGGTTTGAAAGATGTGGTGACTTGGACTTCCATGATCACTGGGTATTCGCAGAATGAGTGTGCTAGTAGCGCGCTCGTTCTGTTTCCTGAGATGATCCGTGATGGATCGAGACCGAATGAGTTCACGTTGTCGAGTTTGGTGAAGTGTAGTGGGTTTTTAGGGAGTTGTGTTGATGGGAAACAAATTCATGGTTGTTGTTGGAAGTATGGATTTCAAACGAATGTGTATGTCGGGAGTTCGCTTGTGGATATGTATGCAAGGTGTGGATATTTGAGGGAAGCGCAATTGGTTTTCAATGAGCTTGAGAGTAAGAATGAAGTTTCTTGGAATGCTTTGATATCTGGTTATGCAAGGAAAGGTCAAGGTGAGGAAGCTTTGGCTTTGTTTGTGACGATGCAAAGGGAAGATTATGGAGCAACTGATTTTACTTATTCGGCTCTTTTGTGTTCTTCATCGAGCACAGGGTCTTTGGAGCAAGGTAAATGGCTTCATGCGCATATGATGAAGTCAGGAAGGAAGTTAGTTGGTTACGTGGGGAACACTCTTCTTCACATGTACGCAAAGTCGGGGAACATTTGGGATGCAAAGAAGGTTTTCGATCGGTTAGTTAAGGTTGATGTTGTTTCTTGCAATTCCATGTTGATAGGGTATGCTCAACATGGGTTTGGAAAGGAAGCCGTGGACCTTTTTGAAGAGATGCTGTTGTGGGTCGGGATCGAACCCAACGATATCACATTTCTTTCTGTTCTTACTGCGTGCAGTCACGCTGGACTTTTGGATGAAGGTAAACATTATTTTGAGTTGATGAAGAAGTATGGTATTGAACCGAAAGTCTCACATTACACAACGGTTGTTGATCTGCTTGGTCGAGCCGGTCTTCTTGATCAAGCCAGGAGTTTCATTGAAGAAATGCCTATTGAACCGACAGCAACTATCTGGGGAGCTTTGCTCGGCGCATCTAGGATGCATAAAAATATGGAAATAGGCGCTTACGCCGCCGAAAAGGTTTTAGAGCTTGACCCTTTTTATTCAGGAACACATACATTGCTTTCCAATATTTATGCCTCAGCTGGTAGGTGGAAGGATGTTGCAAAAGTGAGAAAGATGATGAAGGATAGTGGATTGAAGAAGGAACCAGCTTGTAGTTGGGTTGAAATCGAAAATGCTGTCCATGTGTTTGTTGCAAATGACATTGCTCATCCACAGAAAGATAAGGTTCATGAAATGTGGGAGAAGCTAAAtcagaaaattaaagagatagGTTATGTTCCTGATACTAGTCATGTGCTTCTCTATGTAGATCAACAAGAGAAAGAATTGAATTTGCAGTATCATAGTGAGAAGTTGGCTCTTGCATTTGCACTGTTGAATACATCACAAGGATCAACCATACGAATTATGAAGAATATCAGGGTTTGTGGTGATTGTCACTCAGCAATAAAATATGTGTCTTTGGTTGTGAAGAGGGAAATTATAGTTAGAGATACCAACAGGTTCCATCATTTTCGTGATGGCCTGTGTTCTTGTAGGGACTATTGGTAA